The following are encoded in a window of Fimbriimonadia bacterium genomic DNA:
- the rfbB gene encoding dTDP-glucose 4,6-dehydratase, with protein sequence MQLLITGGAGFIGSHLVHHMLREHSDYRVRVLDALTYAGSRDNLKEVEGDQRFEFVHGDILDIAQHPDVLRGVDAVLHLAAETHNDRAILECGGFVLTDVLGTQRMLQASLEAGVKRFLHVSTCEVYGAIETGRFREDDPFHPNQPYSASKAGGDLIARTYHRTYGMDVVIARPVNNLGPRQFPEKLIPLMISRAMHDQPLPVYGDGRQVREWIHVDDCCRALDTILHRGVAGEAYNVGANIERENLDVIRTILRLLGKPETLVAHVADRPGHDRRYALDVTKIHTLGWRAEIGFDDALGQTVQWYVAHRDWVDGILARSEEHRAFLRKWYESRLDGDLGNSQYV encoded by the coding sequence ATGCAACTGCTGATCACGGGAGGCGCGGGGTTTATCGGCAGCCACTTGGTACACCACATGCTGCGCGAGCATTCCGACTACCGTGTGCGAGTGCTGGATGCTCTCACCTATGCGGGTAGTCGGGACAACCTGAAGGAGGTGGAAGGAGATCAGCGCTTCGAATTCGTGCATGGCGACATCCTAGACATCGCTCAGCACCCAGACGTGCTACGGGGCGTGGATGCCGTCCTGCACCTGGCCGCCGAGACGCACAACGACCGTGCCATCCTCGAGTGCGGTGGCTTCGTGCTTACCGACGTTCTCGGCACGCAGCGAATGCTGCAGGCGTCGTTGGAGGCTGGAGTGAAGCGGTTCCTTCACGTCAGCACGTGTGAGGTGTACGGTGCCATCGAGACCGGACGTTTTCGCGAGGACGACCCGTTCCATCCCAACCAGCCCTATTCGGCCAGCAAGGCGGGTGGTGACCTGATTGCACGCACCTACCACCGAACATACGGAATGGACGTGGTGATCGCGAGACCTGTCAACAACCTCGGACCGCGGCAGTTCCCGGAGAAACTAATTCCTCTGATGATCTCGCGCGCGATGCACGACCAGCCGCTACCGGTTTACGGTGATGGGCGACAGGTGCGTGAGTGGATTCACGTGGACGACTGCTGCCGCGCCCTCGACACGATCCTCCATCGTGGAGTGGCGGGTGAGGCATACAACGTGGGGGCCAACATCGAGCGCGAGAACCTGGACGTGATTCGCACCATCCTTCGTCTGCTCGGGAAGCCGGAGACACTCGTCGCCCACGTGGCGGACCGGCCGGGCCACGACCGCAGGTACGCGCTGGACGTGACGAAGATCCACACACTGGGGTGGCGAGCCGAGATAGGGTTCGACGATGCGCTTGGGCAGACGGTACAGTGGTATGTCGCCCATCGAGACTGGGTGGATGGTATCCTGGCACGTTCGGAGGAGCATCGCGCTTTCTTGCGCAAGTGGTATGAAAGCCGACTTGATGGCGATTTGGGGAACTCGCAGTACGTATGA